The nucleotide sequence GACAGGAATCGGATAGTACCGTAATTCTCTCCCCGTGATAGCCCGGCACCTGAGTAGCGACACTATCCGGAGTCTCGGAAATCTCCTGTATTGGTTGTCTGGGGAATAGGAATGGCCGTTCAGAAAGCGATCTGACGCAGATTCGCCTCTACGATTCGACCGAAACCACGCATTAGAGGCCCGCTATACCCGCTGTAGTCTCAACTCCCCCCGTACTCAGTAAGGAGGCCGCTATTTCGATTCGTCATGAACACCGAATACTGCTGATGATCGGTGCGCTCGGAGTTCTCTTTACGTCGGTAGATCAGTGTCGTCGAGTGCCACTCGTTGTCGCCGAGATGCAGTTTCCGGTCAGTCTCGTAGCGGTCCTTCCCCCGCTTGAGAAGTCGTTTCGCCTGCGCTTTTTCGCTGGTCTGCATCCGTTTGGGCACCACGTAGGACAGACCGCGCTGGCTGATCATCTCCAGGATATGCTGGCTGTCGAACTCCCGGTCGATCAGTACGTTATCGACGTGAACGGCTGCCTCTGCCGAATCCAAGGGGTCCTCGACGATCTCCTTGCGGGTGTCCCCTTTGCGTACTGGCCGTGCGTCTAGCACGATTGGAACAGCATTCCCAACCAGTTGGACGGTCGCCCACTGGTAGGCGTATTCATCGGTTTTCTCCTTTGTCCCAATAATCTCGTCTTCGTGGCCGGCTCGATCGCCCGTGAAGGGGCTAGATTCAGTGATGTCGATCGCGACAATGCCGGCTCGGAAGAACTGTTCTGTCTCTGCTACCCGGTCCAGCAGTCGACTCACCGCCTGTCGATACATCTCGCGTATCTGCTTGACCGAGAGATCACGGACGTGATCACGGTGTGCGTGGCCAAGTGGTGTCCGCTCCCTATTGGACTCATGAATGAAACTCCGAGCGCCTTCGTTGACAGCCAAGTTCTCTCGAAGCCCGAGATAGGTCTGGAGGTCCCAGTAGGCGTTCTCGTGGATCTCACAGCCCTCGCCTCGGTCCAGTGAGAACGCAGGGAACGCAACGTCGCTGACGCGATCAGTGAGGGTCTCGGCCTGCTCTAATACGGTCTGATCATCGGGGTCCGATTCTTTATTTTCGTCATGGTGTCTGCGGCTCTGTCGGTCTGGTTCGCGCGGGACTGTTACACCTGCGTTCTGTGCTTTGATGAGGATCGTTCGCGCTGCGGTCTCGACTGTAGCTTGGAGTTCAGCAGTGAAGCGATGGTGCCAACTGCGCCACAGGGTTGACTGATCGGGGACCGACTCCAGGCCAAGTTGATCACAGAGATTGGGATGTTTGGTGAGGGATTCGACGAGCGCGGTTTCGTGATTCCAGCCATGGCATTCTTTCAGGAGGAACAGGCGAAACAGCGTCTCCATCTCGTAGCTCGTTGAGCCTGTGTATCGGTCGTGGGCATCGAACTGGACGTATGCCAGCGGCACTGCGTGGACGAATGGTTCGACGGCCTCGTGATCGTCATGCTGGAACCATGGTTCCGCAACGAGGCGAACGTCCGATTCCAGCGCTGGGAGGGATGAGCGATCGAACAGCGGGCTCGACTCGTAGGTGGGCCAGTCGGCGGAGGATCGCTGGGCGATCTGCCGGAAGACAGTGCGGCGAGACTCACGTGTCAGGGCCACGGGAGGAGAGTGGCCACGAGAGGGTCAAGAATTCATCTAACTGCTCGATACCGCCCACCCATGAGTCATCAGACGAATCGTGAGATAGTGACAGGAGACCCACGAAGCGCTCAGTACAGAGAGTCCACGTAGTGGCTGTCAGGAAAGGCCAACATGATTAGAAGATTTTTACAAGAGGAAAAATCTGTGTTTTCCTGATGAATACAAATGACTGTGGGCAGCCCAGAGACATTACTTCTACTCGTCGAGAAGCACTCAAAATCGGCGGTAGTGCGATTGGGGCATCAATACTGGCAACGACACCCGCAGCAGCGCAGAATACCTCATCGACTTCTCGCCAACGGTGGGCATTCGATACTGGGGACCGTGTTGTGTCGTCGCCCACGGTAGCCGATGGCACCGTTTTCTTTGGGAGTCACGATGAAAATGTCTACGCTGTCAATGCACAGAGTGGAGAGCGAAAGTGGATCTTTGAGACCCGTGGGAAGATTCGATCGTCGCCGACGGTGGCCGATGGCACCGTCTTTATTGGGAGCGGTGACAGCACCCTCTATGCAGTTGATGCTGAGAGTGGCGAACAAAAGTGGAGTTTCCCTTCATCAGTCAGTGTTCAATATCGTTCGAAGCCGGTGGTAGTCGATGACACAGTCTTCCTTTCAAGCGGCTACGACTCGATTTATGCGGTAGATGTCGAGAGTGGTGATAAAAAGTGGAGCATCGACACCATTTCTACCAATAAATATTCGGCGCCGACAGTGGCTGATGGCACCGTTTTCGTCGGGGGTGGTACCAAACTTTACGCGATTGGTACCGATACCGGATTCCTCGGAGATGCCGGCGAGAAACAGTGGGCCTTCGAATCCGACGAGATGATTTATTCGTCGCCGACGGTAGTTGATGGCACCGTCTTCGTCGGGAGTGCTGACAGCCATCTCTACGCAATTGATGCCGAGAGCGGTGAGAAACAGTGGGCCTTCGAAGCAGCGGGCGCAATCTATTCTTCCCCGACGGTTGCCGATGGAACCGTCTTTGTCGGAAGTGGCACTGATCTCGAAGAGGGTCTCGACGTCAGCCTCTATGCGGTCGACGTCGAGAGCGGCGACCAACAGTGGGCCTTTGAAACTGACAATTTTGTCGAGTCGTCGCCGACGGTGGCTGATGGAACCATCTTCGTCGGGAGTGATGATAAACATCTCTACGCAGTGGACGCCGAGAGTGGGGAGAAACAGTGGGCCTTCGAGACCGGCGATGAAGTTCACTCGTCACCCATCGTCGCCGATGGCACTGTCTTCGTTGGGGGTTGGGATGGCAATCTCTATGCAATTGATGCCGGCGTCAGCGGGTCAAGTGAGGGTTCGCGTGTGACCGGACCGCTGGAGACGGGTGATAGCCAAACATCTACGACAGGGCCGGGGTTCGGGATTCCAAGTAGCATCGCGACACTTGGGACTGCGGGCTATCTCATCAAACGCCGACTGGCTGAACAGGAATCCAAAGGATAAGTCGGATTGGGCTGTACCCGCTACTGACTATAGATCATATAGAGCGTGTCATAGAAGGGTTCTATGACACGCTCTATGGGTTTTGAGCGGCTGCTGAGTTGAGTGAGTGCTATGGCTGAGGTTTTGAAGACTGAAACCCGAAAACTCAACCACTGATAGCATAAATCTCTGTAGCGTTACTCACTCGGTTGTATCTCGACCAACCTGATGTCGGGGACCGTTCTCTCCTCACCGAAAGAGTAGGTATGAGTCCCTTCGACGGTGCCCCAGATGTCGAACGTGTTCTCGATGTCGACCTGATCTCCAAACCAGGTACATCGCAGCACTTTATCGCCAGAACCGCCATGGTCTGGATGGGCGACGGACATGTGGTATGACCCATTGTTCGTCTCGTCGATCGCGGAGATGTCGACATCCGAATAATGGACTGGCTCGCCTTTCCACTCGTCCATATTCTCCATTAATTCGCTCCAACTGGGGGATTTGGCTTCGTTTTTGATTCGCTCGATTCTCTCTTGCTCTTCACTTTTGCCTCCCAGAACCGCCTCGATTGCTCCACACCCCGAGAGAGGTGCGATCCCCATAGTAGCGAGCAGTGTCGCGTATTCACGTCGTTCCATATCGAGCGCTCCTAAGGGCAAAGTAAAAAATTCTGTTATGCAGATGGCAGTCCATCGGCTCGACCTGTAGACGGACTGTTCACTGACAATAAGGTGATACTAGTTATTCGTCTTTCATGAGTACTCATAGTATACCCGCCGAAGCCGATGCGAACTACTCTCGCCTCGTTTGCTTTTCGGTTCCGACACGAGCAACACTCGTCGGACACGGAAACTTGGGGCCGCTTTCACTGGGGCCAATAACGGGCGTGTGTTCACCCAAACCGAATTCTATGACACGTTCGACCACCAGCAAGAACGTGATTGTGAGGTGTTTTCCCCGCTAGCAAGGAGTCTGTGGACGTGGCGACTATAGAAGTTCTCGGATATCTCTGTGCTCGACGTACAGCGGCGCGTTCTGCATCACTATCAGTTTCAACATCGTACTGTCAAGCGGCAAGGAGACCGTGCCACCGTGGAGTTCGACGGTACCGGACCTCTCGATCGGAACTTGTCCGCCCAGCGTCGGGTCTCTGTGCATCGTGTTGAAATGTGCGTGGTCCAGTACTGCGTACGCGCTAACGTACTGTGTCGGCTTCTGGGTATCGAACTTCACGTCGATCGTGATGCGGTCGATCCGAAGGTTCTCACCCTCGTCTGTCACGTGGACCGTCGTCCGTCAGTAACCGACCATCGTGTGCGTCAGCAAGTGCAAACGCCTGTGCTTCTCCGGGATCAAGATGGTCGCTGACAACCGCTTCTCTATTTGCAACAGTGTCCGAGACCGTCGTGACCGGGATCTCATTATCTAGTATGTCCAATGCCGACTGGAGGTAGGGATGATCGTCGACACCATTGTGAAGTTCTTCGCGAACGACCGGTACTGTACAGATTCTTGAGAGTCCAGCTACTACCCACAACTGGTCGATGTAGGCAAAGTTTGATAGAACAGTCGTATTGAGAACGCTTGGGTCCGCTGGAATATCGGCAGTCGTCATTGCGAGTCCGATGTCTCGTTATCAGCAGGCTCATCATCGAATTCGAGTTCTGTCGCCGTCTCCGCTTCGTAGGCCGCATCCTCCTCATCCACGAGCCCGAGCCGGAGTTCCACACCATGCTCACGGAGAATATCCCGCATTGTCCAGCGGTCGATAGCAGCGAGTCGTGCAGCATCACCGAGCGTAATTCGTTCGCGTTCGTAGAGGGCGACTGCCGCAGCGATGCGTTCGTTTTCGTGGTCCTCGAAATATTCGCGCACGAACTCGCGCAGCGCGTCGCTCTTGCCTCCGAACACACCAGCCTCCACAGCGCCCTCAATGAGGAGGTCGAGGTCGTCAGGATAGGAACCAGTGATTCGTCCCATCGTTCTATCCCAGAGTACGTCTTCATACTATTTATGAACCCCGCCAGATGTCCTATAAATTGAGACGGCCAGCCTCAACTACTGTGCGGGGCGTAGACCAACAAAACAATGATATACATTAGACGGCCGGTCGATGTCTCATAAAGAGACATTTGTAGTAAGAAGATTTGTGACAGCTGAGTTGGACGAATTTACACTCGACGGCCGGGGTGTATCTGTCCTAGCGGGACTATTTTATTCATTCGACGGTTGGTTCTCCTCCGGCCAAAATAGATCTGTAGCAATGAGAGTTGTAACGCCCTATTTTGGCAGATTCACACTCGACGGTTGGGGTGTAGGACGGTCTGTTACACCCGACCCACCGTCTACTATCTTAACCTCATTCGTGAAGCGCTGGGATGTTTGAAAATGAATTCCTATGCCGGTTCTGGAGAAGTGGGGTGTGGTTTTCTTCTGAGCAGACCGTATGGTAGAAGGGCGGTGGCTATGATGCCTCCAAAGAAGAGTAATTGGAGAATAGGGAAGAACGTGAGTGATGGGATTGTAAGTGCTCCAACGATCGTTGAGAGACAAAATAGCCCTCCACCAAGGAGGATGATATGCTTGACCGGCTCTGTTGAAACCCTCGCTCACTGATAGTTTGTTGAGTCTGTGCTGAATACAGGGCGCGTATCTTGTGACCTGGTTGTGCCTGTGTACCGTGCTTTTTGTGTCTTCG is from Haloplanus salinarum and encodes:
- a CDS encoding transposase: MALTRESRRTVFRQIAQRSSADWPTYESSPLFDRSSLPALESDVRLVAEPWFQHDDHEAVEPFVHAVPLAYVQFDAHDRYTGSTSYEMETLFRLFLLKECHGWNHETALVESLTKHPNLCDQLGLESVPDQSTLWRSWHHRFTAELQATVETAARTILIKAQNAGVTVPREPDRQSRRHHDENKESDPDDQTVLEQAETLTDRVSDVAFPAFSLDRGEGCEIHENAYWDLQTYLGLRENLAVNEGARSFIHESNRERTPLGHAHRDHVRDLSVKQIREMYRQAVSRLLDRVAETEQFFRAGIVAIDITESSPFTGDRAGHEDEIIGTKEKTDEYAYQWATVQLVGNAVPIVLDARPVRKGDTRKEIVEDPLDSAEAAVHVDNVLIDREFDSQHILEMISQRGLSYVVPKRMQTSEKAQAKRLLKRGKDRYETDRKLHLGDNEWHSTTLIYRRKENSERTDHQQYSVFMTNRNSGLLTEYGGS
- a CDS encoding UPF0175 family protein codes for the protein MGRITGSYPDDLDLLIEGAVEAGVFGGKSDALREFVREYFEDHENERIAAAVALYERERITLGDAARLAAIDRWTMRDILREHGVELRLGLVDEEDAAYEAETATELEFDDEPADNETSDSQ
- a CDS encoding PQQ-binding-like beta-propeller repeat protein — encoded protein: MATTPAAAQNTSSTSRQRWAFDTGDRVVSSPTVADGTVFFGSHDENVYAVNAQSGERKWIFETRGKIRSSPTVADGTVFIGSGDSTLYAVDAESGEQKWSFPSSVSVQYRSKPVVVDDTVFLSSGYDSIYAVDVESGDKKWSIDTISTNKYSAPTVADGTVFVGGGTKLYAIGTDTGFLGDAGEKQWAFESDEMIYSSPTVVDGTVFVGSADSHLYAIDAESGEKQWAFEAAGAIYSSPTVADGTVFVGSGTDLEEGLDVSLYAVDVESGDQQWAFETDNFVESSPTVADGTIFVGSDDKHLYAVDAESGEKQWAFETGDEVHSSPIVADGTVFVGGWDGNLYAIDAGVSGSSEGSRVTGPLETGDSQTSTTGPGFGIPSSIATLGTAGYLIKRRLAEQESKG